The DNA region AACAGTGCCCCTGCCACCGAGCACAGATCATTGCCAGCTTAAATCCAATGATTCGACACACAAGCTGCTCGGCATCCTCACACAGATCTTTAAACACCTTCAATTTCGGGGTTCTTGAAATGATCCTGATGGAATGAGTAGAGCTTGCTTTGTGGCTGGGGTGTTCAGGACCAAGTGAGCTCAAACACACTCTTAGCTTTGCTGCGTAGAGTCCAAGGTGTGAGATTGCTTCCAGAAAATGTTACCCAGTCTCCAAAATCACCCACACATCCCTCTCGCATCTACCCTCCCAGTAATCCCTTACTCCCTTAtctatcagaaatctatctaaccctgccttgaatatattcaatgaccaagcctccactgctctctggaagagagaattccacagaccaacaaccctcattgacagagagaaaaaaatctcattgcagtcttaatagggagacctcttattcttaaactgcgtCCCCTAGTTCTGCATTTCCCCACAAGGGGGAAATTTCTACctggtatccaccctatcaagtcccctcaggatcttacatgtttcaataaggtcacctctcatttttccaaactccaatgggtatagacccaacctttcttcataagcccttcatcccagcaATGAGCTGAGtgaacttctctgaactgcttctaacacattttattttcaaataaggagaccaaaattgtacatagtactccagatgtggtttcaccagccctatacagctgcagtaaatATTCCATTACCCTTGCAGtaaacaacaacattctattAATCTTCCTAATCGCTTGTAGTGTCCGCGTACTAACTTGTTGTGATTCATGCatcaagacacccagatccctcagtatcacagttctgcagtctttctccatttaaatagtatactgcttttctagtctttctgccaaagtggatgAGTTCTCATTTTCTAACTTCAGCTGCAAATATTTGCCCACACACTTTCTCCTGTCTACATCGCTTTGCAAATGCACTAAATCTCTTGGGAACTATCTtagtgtcattggcaaatttagctaccatacattcggttctttcatccaaatcattgatgtagattgtaatTGAGGCCCAAGCATTGATCCACTTGCTACAGCTTGCAAACCCAAAATAAAGACACTTAGCCCCACTCTTAGTTTCCTGATAGGTAACCAATTTGTTATCCATGTTAATATCAGCCCCCCATCCCATACTCTCTTACCTCATGCATTAATCTTTGAATCTTTgatatggcactttatcaaatccaggtacaccacatctacaggttctcctTTACCCACATTGCTGAACAAAGTAGCATTTGTTCAATGCTGGTCTTGTTCAATCCAGAGCATAGGGAGCTGTCATAATCATTAGACACCAAAATTGCCTCACCTTCAGTTCTCCTGGTATCCTGTCCAAAATatatccctcaaccaaaatcaCTAAAACCTATAATCTGATCATTTGCACTGGTTATTTGGGAGCTTGCAATTCGCAAATTGGCTGCCCCCTTCctttcattacaacagtgactacacttggcTATTGAGTGTTAGGGGACCTCCTGAGGTCAGGAAGGGACCATTGGACTGCAGGTCTTTCCTCAATACATCAATCCTTAGTGTTACAAAGTGTGCATGTCAAAGGTTAATATAGGAAAGGCTTATACAAGTGCCAGGAGCCATCATTCTGCACAAGATGTGAATGCTATTCTAGTGTTTCTCCCAGTTTCAACAGGAGGAGTGTGGGGTCTGCAGTTGTCAGTCGGGTTTGAAGAAATGTTCATGGTCTGCGATCTCTCAGAGGTCGAGCTTTGAGGGGCTTGGCTGCAGGCTGCACTATCATTGTTGTCATCTCCGCAGGTTGGTCTTGCTGTCTGTCTGGTCGTGGGGCAGGTGCTGGTTGAGGAATGGCCTTGGGAATCGATGTGCCATCACCCTGGGAGTGGGCAgaatctgccaccctttcagtGCCATCCCTAGAGCATAGTCGTGGCTGGGCACTGGCCAGCGGGGTCGTAGACTGCAGGAGGTGGGCGACACGGCCAAATCCCCTGTCAATATGCATCCCCAACCTTTCCAAGCTGGAGGAGACAGTGCAGGCCAGAGCCTGAATGGCACCTGTCTGAGCCTCGATCAAAGGCGCCAGCGCAATTGGCTCCTGGgcacaggttgctgtggcagcatCGGCCGAGTTGACCATGCGCTCCACGGTGGTCTGCAGAGTGCCGAGGCCTTGCGGCAGGAGGTCACCCAGGGTGGCAACAGACTCCTCCATCCTCTCGGACAGAGTGAGGCAGCTCCGGGACAGGCTGTCCAACGCCTCGAGCAACTGGTGGTGCACGTGGAAGATCTTCCTCTTGAAGGCTGGCCCACTGAACTCCACGTCCTCCGTCCCCCCATCTGCGGTGCTGGAGTCCGAGCTGCCCCTGCGACTGACCCTGCCCGCCGCTGTCCTTCCCAGCAGGCTCGGCTTCTGGTCACTGTCCATGAATGGATCGCCCTGGGTGAACCCCATCGAATGGCCAATCCGGCCGCCACCGAAGCCCCCGTCGACGTATTGAAAGGCCACAGTGGGAGGCAGTGCATTTCGTGCGAGGTGAGGATCGCCTTCCATCTCTGGCATGCTGGAGCCCACGTAATGGTACAAACCTGGAACAGAGAGAGGGGGTAGATGAGGCAAGCGTCAGTGCGCAAGGGGAAGGTTAGGCAGCTAGCGAGAAAAAGCAGCagcaagggggaggaggggcataCTGCCCTGTGCGATTGGTTTTAGGaagagaggagatagagagaaataGAACCCCACCGTGTACCAATGGCCCTCCAGCGATATCACTCTGTGCCCGTCTCCTGCTGCCTGTCCACATGATCTCCAACGCTTCCTGCTCCATCTGGGTGAGATCTTGAATGCAGCTCTTCTTTCTTGGTTTGTGGGCCAGCTTGTcctgtgggggagagggtgaagaGGGAGTTAGTGCCTCATTTATGGAGATGGCATAAAGCAAGAGATGTGAGTGAACTGTGCGGACTGCAATttacatccgcccccccccccccccctgctggtGGGTTTGCAGGCAAGGTAGGGGTGGGATACAGGGGTGCAAAGGGTAGGTGGGAGGGGCATGAAATTCTCTAGATTCTCTAGATGCTGGCTTTCATTCTTTGAGCAtttaactaatagagttgaccgaggacaACCAGTGTGATTAGAGGCTAGAAAAGCTAGCCTTTTCTTCCGCGGGGCAGATCAGGATGAGTGGAGGTTTAATAGAGGACGTCATTCAAAATTAGACTTGCTCATGTCCAAGCGAATAAAGGGAAAATATTtctcctgctcctcttcaaaactGGCGAGGGGGGATTTTTCACACCCTGGTGATTTGTTTTAATGGGTCATGAGGAAAATTCACTTCAGGCTATGTGACACTCCCTCGGTGggggaatattttaaaaaataatttgttcatgaggtgtgggtgtcgctggttatgCCAGTgttcactgcccatccctaattgcccttgagaagtggtggcaaggcaccttcttgaactgctgagcaccacagtgctgttagagaagtTCTGGATTCTGACCCCCAGCCACAATGAAGAAATGGCTTCcaaagggaagggggaggggtaaattttccagtcccgcttgcCGCAAGAATCGTCGcaggagggactggaaaattggacaaaccatttaaaggtccaccaTGGGCTGGACCGGAAAATCTGACAGACCATTTAAAGATCTGCCAgaggcaggaccggaaaatctgaCAGACCGGTTAAACGTCCACTgctggcaggacaggaaaatctgACATCATTTAAAGGTCTGCCGcgggcgggaccggaaaatctgaCAGACCACTTAAATTCCGCTGCGGgcggaccggaaaatcccacccactcggCAGGGAGTCACACAGCTCGGTGTCACTTACCCTCGCAGTCCTAGTAAGGTCGTTGAATTTCTTGCGGCACTGCAGCCCCGTCCTGATGATCTCGGTCCTGGCATTCACGTTGAGCGCCACCTCGTCCCAAGCCTGGCGGAGGGTCTGCCGGGGCATCCTTCTCCCGTCCGAGGGATAGAAGATCTCCTGCCGCGACCTGACCTGCTGTACTAAAATTTCCACCGCCTCATCACTGAATCTCGGCGCTTTGGCTTCGGACATTGCCAATTTCCTGCGGGCGGGATGCGGAGAGACAAGATGGCCAAAAATTGCAATTGCCTCCGATtgaaaggagcgagagagagaaagtggttTAAAGAGCGTCCTGGCCGCCGGAAATCCCAAAGCCGCCGGAAATTCCCAGCCTTTTGCAGAGCCGGGCGAGCGGCCCGCCCGTCAGCGCACCGCTCGCCCCGCCCGCCCAATCCGGCCCGCACGCCGCCCGCCACTCAATACCGTCCCTGCCAATGGGTAGGCGCTTCCGACGCTACCGCCCGATATCCGCCCGCAGTGAAAATGTTCCCTGTTAGGCAGGCGGTGGGTGTAACCGCTGCTATTCAGACTGGAAGCTTTGCAGCAACACACCACGCTTGCAAAAttgtaaaacaaaaataaaatctctCCCCGTTCTTGCTGAAATGTTCCACACCAGCGCTGATGTTAAAATGCAAAAAATCTTTCCCCGTTCTGGCTGAAATGTTCCACACCAGCGCTGATGTTAAAATGCAAAAAAGAAATCTCTCCCAGTTTTTACTGATATGTTCCAGAATTAGCTTAAACTCTCTCCAAGTTCTTGCTGAAATGTTCCACACTCGCGCTCATGTGAAAACGCAAAAACTCCCGCAGCTctgattgaaattttcaattcctaTGCTTGGAACATTTTTTCAGGACATTATCACACATGCAGCGTTCCAACTGTCCGCGGGCAAACTGCTGAGTCCAAACTGATGGATCGACTCCTAGTGTGAACAGTTAAAATCCGCGATGCAGAAATTCTCCAGTACTCTGCTGCATTGTCCCTCTCTTACTCTGTGTATGAATATGCGGCTCGTTCTGTGTCTCATTCTCTGGTGTGCTGCGTGTGGGTATGGGTGTGCATGTGAGGGGTGGGTGAGAGTGAGTATGGATgggtgtgtgagaatgagtgtgtgtatatgagtgtggaTGAGACaatgtgggaatgtgtgtgacagtggatgtgtgaatatatgtgttgGGATGAATCTGTGGGGTGTGAGTTTGGGCGTGAGTggatgtgagtttgtgtgtgtgagaatgtgtgggtgtgagaaTATGTAGGTGTAAGTTTGGGTGTGAGAGTGGATTTGAGTTtgggtgtgtatgagagtgtgggtgtgtgcgagggtgggtgtgtgaaaaTGTGGGTGTAAGTTTGTGTGGGTGTGCTAGTCTGTGGGTGTGAGTTTGGTGTGTGTGGATGTTAGAATGTGAatttggatgtgtgtgtgagtgtgggtttgAGCTTGGATGTGTGTCGGTGTGAGAATGTATGAGGTGGGTGTGAGAATGTGGTTGTGAGtgtgatatatgtgtgtgtgtgcgaatatCAGTTTAGTGTCACTCATCCTGCATAGGGGTCTGTGATACATCCTCTGTCAATTGCAGTACTGTATGAATGTGTGATCAGTTCTGTATCTGGTGGTtccaccaccccttccccactgTCCTGTCCCAATTCAGTACAGTGTGCTTGTATGAGGTGACTTCTGGTTGTCAATCTCTGGCACAGTATGTCAGCATGGGATTCATTCTGGATCTGTCAGTGTTTATTGGCGCTGCAGGTTGTCAGTGTGGGAACTGTGTATCTGTCAGTCTCGCACTGTTAGCGTGTAGGAGCCAGTCTATCTGTGTGATGTTGATATCAGTTCCTGATACTGTGCGAATGCATGCTTTTTTCTGGATCTGTCAGTCTCTGCTGTTGTGTGTGAGTATGGGGATTTAATCTGTCCCTCTTGGAAGTGTGGGATTAATTCTGTACCTAACGCAGTATGTGGATTGGGTTATATTTTTTCCGTATCTAACTGTCTCTGGTTCTACCTGTAACTCAGATTATTTCAGCCAGAGTACACTGAGGGGCCAGAAACTGACAcgaaggtagaagatcagccatgacctaaatGAATAGTGGAGCGGGTTTGAGgggcccactcctgctcttatGTCCCAAAGTTGTGTAGAACCCCTTACCTCAGGCTGTGTGCCGCACATGGAATATACGTTGTGAATCTTAAGAGTAATGAAACCTCAGAGTGGAACATGGAGAAAAATGGAATCTTATTGCACTTGCTGTAATATTCAATTTGGAAAGTACTTCCACAAATTTTACGAATAAAGTGCAGTTTGAGAAAATAAAAgagtcacagagttttacagAACAAGATGAGGCTGTTtgtcccattgtgtctgcgccagccattAAGCACctctctattctaatcccattttccagcacttcgtgtttcaagtgctcacctcAAATAAAAGAGCAGTACGTCATTCATCGGGTTGCTGATACTCCAGCCAAAGTTACTGTTTATCCTGGggtgcgtccctgggaacagcctggg from Mustelus asterias chromosome 8, sMusAst1.hap1.1, whole genome shotgun sequence includes:
- the LOC144496906 gene encoding uncharacterized protein LOC144496906 is translated as MSEAKAPRFSDEAVEILVQQVRSRQEIFYPSDGRRMPRQTLRQAWDEVALNVNARTEIIRTGLQCRKKFNDLTRTARDKLAHKPRKKSCIQDLTQMEQEALEIMWTGSRRRAQSDIAGGPLVHGLYHYVGSSMPEMEGDPHLARNALPPTVAFQYVDGGFGGGRIGHSMGFTQGDPFMDSDQKPSLLGRTAAGRVSRRGSSDSSTADGGTEDVEFSGPAFKRKIFHVHHQLLEALDSLSRSCLTLSERMEESVATLGDLLPQGLGTLQTTVERMVNSADAATATCAQEPIALAPLIEAQTGAIQALACTVSSSLERLGMHIDRGFGRVAHLLQSTTPLASAQPRLCSRDGTERVADSAHSQGDGTSIPKAIPQPAPAPRPDRQQDQPAEMTTMIVQPAAKPLKARPLRDRRP